From a region of the Methanobacterium sp. genome:
- a CDS encoding ABC transporter ATP-binding protein gives MEYAIKTSNLTKDFGDFRAVDNLNLNVKKGEIYGLLGPNGAGKTTVIKTLCGLLSWTTGEAYLFGHELPDKNLASSIGYMPQETALYVGLTVHQNIKFYGDVFGISQEKIEEKERELLKFVDLCDWKNELVQNLSGGMKHRASLACTLIHKPELLFLDEPTVGVDPELRVSFWKYFNQLKAEKVTILITTHYMDEARRCDRVGFMNHGKLIAEGTPQELLDKAGVDSLEDAFLELSRQEGTI, from the coding sequence ATGGAATATGCCATAAAAACATCTAATTTAACTAAAGATTTTGGAGATTTTAGGGCAGTTGATAATTTAAATCTCAATGTTAAAAAAGGAGAAATTTATGGGTTATTAGGGCCAAATGGCGCAGGTAAAACCACTGTAATCAAAACATTATGTGGACTTTTAAGTTGGACTACTGGTGAAGCTTATTTGTTTGGTCATGAGCTTCCTGATAAAAATTTAGCTTCTTCTATAGGTTATATGCCTCAAGAAACAGCACTTTATGTAGGTTTAACTGTGCATCAAAATATTAAATTTTACGGTGATGTATTTGGCATCTCACAAGAAAAGATTGAAGAAAAAGAGAGGGAACTTCTTAAATTTGTGGACTTGTGTGACTGGAAAAATGAACTTGTCCAAAATTTAAGTGGAGGAATGAAACACAGAGCATCACTTGCATGCACATTAATACATAAACCAGAACTTCTTTTTTTAGATGAACCAACTGTAGGTGTCGATCCAGAGCTTAGGGTCTCATTTTGGAAATATTTCAACCAATTAAAGGCCGAAAAAGTTACTATTTTAATTACAACTCATTATATGGATGAAGCAAGGCGATGTGATCGTGTAGGATTCATGAATCACGGAAAACTTATTGCAGAAGGCACACCTCAAGAACTTCTGGATAAAGCAGGTGTGGATTCTCTTGAAGATGCATTTTTAGAACTTTCAAGGCAAGAGGGAACAATATGA
- a CDS encoding ABC transporter permease, producing the protein MKFYRALAVTKRVFSDIRNDRRTLALIFLAPILAMSVFGLAFSGDVENVHVIVVNHDKGFTAPGGNYTSLSGEIISNLDKKVLDIEYVDNEEVAIEQVKNGKAYATIIFPEKFTENVYTKIKNPNSSANTRITMKADESIVNVKNAIYGTVTDAITITMDDNGFKSPITVNLNPVYGKDAQFIDFFVPGIMAFVVYLLTTLLTLITFVGERVSGTLERLLATPLTEEEVVVGYGIAFSILGTIQATILLLIGILVFNIMIVGNVLYAFITIALLAIVCQSLGILLSSLANRVEQAIQFLPFVVLPAFLLSGVFWPIEAIPYWLRPLSYLVPPTYAADASRAVMLKGWGLSMIWTDIAALILFAAVFLGIAIWSLKRKG; encoded by the coding sequence ATGAAATTTTATAGAGCTCTTGCAGTTACAAAGAGAGTGTTCAGTGATATAAGGAATGATAGGCGTACACTTGCCCTTATTTTTTTGGCACCAATACTTGCAATGTCTGTTTTTGGACTTGCATTCAGCGGGGATGTTGAAAATGTTCATGTAATAGTAGTAAATCATGATAAAGGGTTTACAGCTCCAGGAGGTAATTATACATCACTTTCAGGTGAAATAATATCCAATTTGGATAAGAAAGTGCTTGATATTGAGTATGTGGACAATGAGGAAGTTGCTATAGAACAAGTAAAGAATGGTAAAGCTTACGCTACTATTATTTTCCCTGAAAAATTTACAGAAAATGTATATACCAAAATTAAGAACCCTAATTCTTCAGCAAACACCAGAATTACCATGAAAGCAGATGAAAGTATTGTAAATGTAAAAAATGCAATATATGGTACTGTAACTGATGCTATTACCATAACAATGGATGATAATGGATTTAAATCTCCAATAACTGTTAATTTAAATCCAGTTTATGGGAAGGATGCCCAGTTCATTGATTTCTTTGTTCCGGGAATAATGGCATTTGTAGTATATCTTTTAACCACATTACTCACCCTTATAACTTTTGTTGGAGAAAGAGTGTCGGGTACCTTAGAAAGGCTTTTAGCAACTCCTCTAACTGAAGAAGAAGTTGTGGTAGGATACGGGATTGCTTTTAGTATACTAGGAACAATACAAGCTACAATTCTGTTATTAATAGGTATTCTTGTCTTTAATATAATGATAGTCGGCAATGTGTTATATGCTTTTATTACAATAGCTCTCCTTGCTATTGTGTGCCAGTCTCTTGGAATCCTTCTTTCCAGTCTTGCAAATCGGGTTGAACAAGCAATTCAATTTTTACCATTTGTAGTGCTTCCTGCATTTCTGCTTTCAGGAGTATTTTGGCCAATAGAAGCAATTCCATATTGGTTAAGGCCTTTGTCTTATCTTGTCCCGCCTACTTATGCTGCAGATGCATCAAGGGCTGTGATGCTTAAAGGATGGGGACTGAGCATGATCTGGACAGATATAGCTGCACTGATTCTATTTGCAGCTGTATTTCTAGGGATAGCCATATGGTCCCTAAAGCGAAAAGGTTAG
- a CDS encoding cell wall biosynthesis protein — MYTEIIFTFLISAVLTLLLKWIIQKSGGSLYTTIRGGTPRAVGIAPFIAMVIFLPIPYNYLIAIIGIFALFDDIIGRKKIKNISIEIGQISRGIGMLLVIAVGYYYLGPVSILIGLMIQPLNIADMQPGAACSTIITMCFIVIVSMILAGFNGLIVPLIILAACIGYAPLDYKGKVMMGEVGNHSFAVGLGIAYAILGGALGMYYGIGYIYGSFFVTLALFLITVLVIAFIRRGTLKIFLEKKLGIENPHYFDYVMDVLTGGGLGDLLRRILIGKRDIVVKRNIFKVLGFRRLFYNPYAEN; from the coding sequence ATGTATACAGAAATCATTTTTACATTTTTAATATCTGCTGTTTTAACATTGCTTTTAAAATGGATCATCCAGAAATCCGGCGGAAGTTTGTATACAACAATTAGAGGTGGCACTCCACGTGCCGTTGGAATTGCACCATTTATAGCCATGGTAATCTTTTTACCGATCCCTTATAATTATTTAATCGCTATTATTGGTATTTTTGCATTATTTGATGATATTATTGGTAGAAAAAAAATTAAAAATATTTCCATTGAAATTGGACAGATTTCAAGAGGTATAGGGATGCTTCTTGTGATTGCTGTTGGTTATTATTATTTAGGGCCTGTATCCATCCTTATCGGGCTTATGATCCAGCCCTTAAACATTGCAGATATGCAGCCAGGTGCTGCCTGCTCAACAATAATCACCATGTGTTTTATTGTAATCGTTTCCATGATTTTAGCTGGTTTTAACGGATTAATTGTTCCTTTAATCATTTTGGCAGCGTGTATAGGATATGCTCCCCTGGATTATAAAGGAAAAGTTATGATGGGCGAGGTAGGGAATCATTCATTTGCAGTGGGTCTTGGAATCGCTTATGCTATTTTAGGTGGCGCTTTAGGAATGTATTATGGTATTGGATACATTTATGGCAGTTTTTTTGTTACTTTAGCCCTATTTCTCATTACCGTATTAGTTATAGCATTTATCAGGCGTGGAACTCTTAAGATATTCCTTGAAAAGAAGCTTGGAATTGAAAATCCTCATTATTTTGATTATGTAATGGATGTTTTAACTGGAGGCGGCCTTGGGGATTTATTGCGCCGCATATTAATAGGAAAACGTGATATAGTTGTAAAAAGAAATATATTTAAAGTTTTAGGGTTTAGAAGGCTTTTTTATAACCCCTATGCTGAAAATTAG
- a CDS encoding mRNA surveillance protein pelota: MRIVHQDTKKGVIELVPETLDDLWHLSHIIETGDLISSRTTRRIQDSTGERLRSDRGIKKTFFMGILVESINFHKYTGKLRATGIIEHGPEDLVPLGSHHTLDLKLNYSIKITKEKWSRWAIKRVKNAVDSSKKPSAIIVAIEDDVADLGIIKQYGIDYYGPIIGGISGKRIIQKDRGKNIANFFDEVAKALSGFKDIQGIVIAGPGFTKGEFYNFLGGKYPELAKISGVESTGTGGRVGIQEVLRKGTIEEMAAENRIAQEMRFINKVLEEIGKSSNLVTYGKKEVMDASNAGAAEMLLVLDEMVREDDVEGIMNLVENTGGKVMVISSEHEGGKQLKSLGGIAALLRYGLK, encoded by the coding sequence ATGCGCATTGTTCATCAAGATACAAAAAAAGGAGTAATTGAACTTGTTCCAGAAACATTAGACGATTTGTGGCATTTATCACATATAATAGAAACTGGCGATTTAATATCATCCAGAACAACCCGTAGAATCCAAGATTCCACAGGGGAACGTTTAAGAAGTGATAGGGGAATTAAAAAAACATTTTTTATGGGAATACTTGTTGAAAGTATAAATTTCCATAAATACACAGGAAAATTAAGAGCCACTGGCATAATAGAACATGGGCCTGAAGATTTAGTCCCCCTTGGATCTCATCACACACTTGATTTAAAATTAAATTATTCAATAAAGATCACCAAGGAAAAATGGTCAAGATGGGCTATAAAAAGGGTTAAAAATGCTGTAGATTCATCTAAAAAACCATCGGCAATTATTGTTGCAATTGAAGATGATGTAGCAGATTTAGGAATTATCAAACAGTATGGAATAGATTATTATGGTCCCATCATAGGCGGAATATCTGGAAAACGGATTATCCAAAAGGATAGAGGAAAAAATATAGCTAATTTCTTTGACGAAGTTGCAAAAGCACTTTCTGGATTTAAAGACATTCAAGGGATTGTTATAGCAGGCCCAGGATTTACTAAGGGCGAATTTTACAATTTTTTAGGTGGTAAATACCCGGAACTTGCCAAAATTTCAGGAGTTGAGAGTACAGGAACTGGCGGACGAGTAGGAATACAGGAAGTCCTTAGGAAGGGCACTATTGAGGAGATGGCTGCTGAAAATCGTATAGCTCAAGAAATGAGGTTTATTAATAAAGTTTTAGAGGAAATTGGAAAATCATCAAATTTAGTTACATATGGAAAAAAAGAAGTTATGGATGCTTCTAATGCTGGTGCTGCAGAAATGTTACTTGTTTTAGATGAAATGGTACGTGAAGATGATGTTGAAGGAATTATGAACCTTGTAGAAAATACTGGCGGTAAAGTGATGGTTATAAGCAGTGAACATGAAGGTGGGAAACAATTAAAATCTCTTGGAGGGATTGCAGCACTTTTAAGGTATGGTCTGAAATAA
- a CDS encoding prephenate dehydrogenase has translation MKVTVIGGTRGLGKWIAQFLKDKGFSVVITGRDEIAGEKISKKLGVKYTSNNAEAVSNADIVILAVPIDAVSSVIPKIAPFLKRGSLFMDVTSVKEKPAEIMKKHVSEGIEIIPTHPLFGPRIRSLDGQVVVLTPENRGEWYKKVFKFLENENARVLVTTPQNHDKMMSIVQGLTHFAYIGIAATIERLKIDVKESRKFESPIYGLMVDMIARIVAQNPYLYYSIQTQNRYVKETHETFISVYNELNDMILREDEAGFVHVMGTAAKHLDDLEAALGRSDKAISALTEEIRILKNSIGNEVGLKHIYSDNIHVGVLKKVSSDFIVLNENNKKVNLKLSNVEVMDDNELIKWKTENLPRKSYDISAVFPENCDPDIIVETMGNLKDVVDVSIADKYQGNQIAPGNISITFKFEVINPDARFEVENLLKGFGSKIR, from the coding sequence TTGAAAGTAACAGTAATTGGTGGAACAAGAGGATTAGGCAAATGGATAGCCCAATTTTTGAAGGATAAAGGTTTCAGTGTAGTTATAACTGGAAGAGATGAAATAGCTGGAGAAAAAATATCTAAAAAACTTGGGGTCAAATACACTTCAAATAATGCTGAAGCTGTATCTAACGCTGATATCGTTATTTTAGCAGTTCCTATTGATGCTGTATCAAGTGTAATTCCAAAAATTGCTCCTTTTTTAAAAAGAGGTTCTCTTTTTATGGATGTTACTTCAGTTAAGGAAAAACCTGCTGAGATCATGAAAAAACATGTTTCAGAGGGTATTGAGATAATTCCTACACACCCCTTATTTGGGCCACGAATCAGGTCATTGGATGGTCAGGTTGTAGTTTTAACTCCTGAAAATAGGGGTGAATGGTACAAAAAAGTCTTTAAATTTCTTGAAAATGAAAATGCAAGAGTATTAGTTACTACGCCTCAAAATCATGATAAAATGATGAGTATAGTTCAGGGATTAACTCATTTTGCATACATAGGTATTGCAGCAACTATTGAACGGCTTAAAATAGATGTTAAAGAATCCCGGAAATTTGAAAGTCCAATTTATGGTTTGATGGTGGATATGATAGCACGTATAGTTGCACAAAATCCTTATCTTTACTACTCGATACAGACTCAAAACAGATATGTTAAAGAAACTCATGAAACATTTATATCTGTTTACAATGAGTTAAATGACATGATTTTAAGAGAAGATGAAGCAGGATTTGTTCATGTTATGGGAACTGCTGCTAAACACCTCGATGATTTAGAAGCAGCTCTTGGAAGGTCTGATAAGGCAATATCTGCTTTAACAGAAGAAATTAGGATTCTAAAAAATTCTATAGGGAATGAAGTTGGATTAAAACATATTTATTCTGATAATATCCATGTTGGTGTCTTAAAAAAAGTATCTTCTGATTTTATTGTCTTAAATGAGAATAATAAGAAAGTAAACTTAAAATTATCAAATGTAGAAGTCATGGATGATAATGAACTTATTAAATGGAAAACTGAGAATCTTCCAAGGAAATCTTATGATATTTCGGCTGTTTTTCCAGAAAACTGCGATCCTGATATAATTGTAGAGACTATGGGAAATTTAAAGGATGTAGTTGATGTATCAATTGCTGATAAATATCAGGGAAATCAAATTGCACCGGGAAATATAAGTATCACCTTTAAATTTGAAGTTATAAATCCTGATGCTAGATTTGAGGTTGAAAATCTTTTGAAAGGTTTTGGATCGAAGATTCGTTAA
- a CDS encoding CDC48 family AAA ATPase, giving the protein MANKEMKLKVAEAFSQADVGVSVARIDPACMEKLDLLDGDTIEIEGNKITSATVVSSQSDIGLGIIRIDGYIRKNTGASIGEEVTVRHADVKEAQKVVLAPVDQQIMVQGDVRGAFAGRVLSKGDLIISGFRKPTTSMRGSLFDEFFQDMSPMGEIKLAVVSTKPTGIVKVIQTTEVEIQQNPVDISKLEGIKNIVDVTYEDIGGLKEEVKKVREMIEIPLKRPELFERLGIAPPKGVLMHGPPGTGKTLLAKAVANESDAHFITINGPEIMSKYVGGSEERLREIFEEAEENAPSIVFIDEIDAISPKREEVTGEVERRTVAQLLTLMDGLKSRGQVVVIGATNRPDALDTAIRRPGRFDREIEIGVPDKDGRKEVLQIHTRGMPLEENVDLDEIADVTHGFVGADIESLAKEAAMRVLRRILPEIKSDEEEIPKEVLQKIIVKKADFKEALKEIQPSALREVIVQVPDIKWEDIGGLESAKQELSEAIEWPLKYPENFEKFGVNPPKGVLIYGPPGTGKTLLAKAVANESDANFIAVKGPELLSKWVGESEKGVREVFRKARQTAPTVIFFDEIDSIASTRGGNTDSGVTQRVVNQLLTEIDGMEELQDVAVIAATNRVDILDPALVRPGRFDRHIKVEDPDENARFEIFKVHTKNMPLAEDVNLKYLAKNASGYSGADIEAVCRESVMLTLREDMEADHVKMKFFREAMKKVKAEEKEVELIQYH; this is encoded by the coding sequence ATGGCAAATAAAGAAATGAAACTAAAAGTCGCAGAAGCATTCTCACAAGCAGATGTAGGAGTCTCTGTTGCCAGAATTGATCCAGCATGTATGGAAAAATTGGATCTTCTTGATGGAGACACAATAGAAATTGAAGGGAATAAAATAACTTCAGCTACAGTGGTATCATCTCAATCAGATATTGGCTTAGGGATTATAAGAATTGATGGATACATAAGGAAAAATACTGGGGCTTCAATAGGAGAAGAAGTAACAGTAAGACATGCAGATGTTAAAGAAGCTCAAAAAGTAGTCTTAGCACCAGTTGATCAACAAATAATGGTTCAAGGAGATGTAAGAGGAGCTTTTGCAGGTAGAGTTCTATCTAAAGGAGACTTAATCATATCTGGTTTTAGAAAACCAACAACTTCAATGAGAGGAAGCCTTTTCGATGAATTTTTCCAAGATATGTCCCCAATGGGCGAAATTAAACTTGCAGTTGTATCAACAAAGCCCACAGGAATAGTTAAAGTCATACAAACCACTGAAGTTGAAATACAACAAAATCCTGTGGATATTTCCAAATTAGAAGGCATAAAAAACATTGTGGATGTAACCTATGAAGATATAGGTGGGCTTAAAGAAGAAGTTAAAAAAGTAAGAGAAATGATAGAAATTCCTCTTAAAAGACCAGAACTCTTTGAAAGACTGGGAATAGCACCACCTAAAGGAGTGTTAATGCACGGACCACCAGGTACAGGTAAAACATTACTTGCAAAGGCAGTTGCAAATGAAAGTGATGCTCATTTCATTACAATCAATGGGCCTGAAATCATGAGTAAATATGTAGGTGGTTCTGAAGAAAGATTAAGAGAAATATTTGAAGAAGCAGAAGAAAATGCCCCGTCAATAGTATTTATTGATGAAATAGATGCTATTTCACCAAAAAGGGAAGAAGTAACTGGAGAAGTAGAACGAAGAACAGTAGCACAACTTTTAACTCTTATGGATGGCCTTAAATCCAGAGGACAGGTAGTGGTAATAGGTGCAACTAACAGACCTGATGCCCTTGACACTGCAATTAGAAGACCTGGAAGATTCGACAGAGAAATTGAGATAGGAGTTCCAGATAAGGATGGAAGAAAAGAAGTACTCCAGATACACACCAGGGGAATGCCATTAGAAGAAAATGTGGATTTAGATGAAATTGCCGATGTTACACACGGATTTGTAGGTGCAGATATAGAATCTTTAGCTAAAGAAGCTGCAATGAGAGTTTTAAGAAGAATACTTCCTGAAATAAAATCCGATGAAGAAGAAATTCCTAAAGAAGTTCTTCAAAAAATAATTGTAAAAAAAGCAGATTTCAAAGAAGCATTAAAAGAAATTCAACCTTCAGCACTTCGTGAAGTTATTGTACAGGTTCCTGATATTAAATGGGAGGATATAGGTGGGCTTGAGAGTGCTAAACAAGAATTAAGTGAAGCAATCGAATGGCCGCTTAAATATCCAGAAAATTTCGAGAAATTTGGTGTAAATCCACCTAAAGGAGTCTTGATTTATGGTCCGCCGGGCACTGGTAAAACATTACTTGCAAAGGCTGTTGCTAATGAAAGTGATGCTAACTTTATTGCAGTTAAAGGCCCTGAACTTCTATCAAAATGGGTTGGTGAATCTGAAAAAGGTGTAAGAGAAGTTTTTAGAAAAGCAAGACAAACAGCACCTACAGTAATCTTTTTTGATGAAATTGATTCAATTGCATCTACAAGAGGTGGAAACACTGATTCTGGAGTTACTCAAAGAGTTGTAAACCAGCTTTTAACAGAAATTGATGGGATGGAAGAACTACAGGATGTAGCAGTTATTGCAGCTACAAACAGGGTAGATATACTAGATCCCGCTTTAGTACGGCCTGGAAGATTTGACAGACACATCAAAGTGGAAGATCCTGATGAAAATGCAAGATTTGAAATATTTAAGGTTCACACCAAAAACATGCCTCTTGCTGAGGATGTTAATCTAAAATATCTTGCTAAAAACGCAAGCGGATATTCTGGAGCAGATATAGAAGCAGTATGCCGTGAATCAGTGATGTTAACACTCAGGGAAGATATGGAAGCAGATCATGTGAAAATGAAATTCTTTAGGGAAGCAATGAAGAAAGTTAAGGCAGAAGAAAAAGAAGTGGAGTTAATACAGTACCACTAA
- a CDS encoding adenosylhomocysteinase codes for MSNVKDMSLAPEGKKKIEWVQRHMPVLEHIKAEYEKEKPFKGITIGSCLHLEPKTINLGLTLLAGGAEVAMTGCNPLSTQDDATAAGAAMGLKMYGWREETTEEYYETIHKVLDHKPDILIDDGADMIFLVHKERPELIESIMGACEETTTGIHRLKAMAEDKALKFPVIAVNDAYTKYLFDNRYGTGQSTFDSIMGSTNILIAGKTVVVCGYGWCGRGVAMRADGLGANVIVTEIDPIRALEAKMDGYRVMKMEEAVKHADLLLTVTGNIDVVKGDHFKNMKDGCILANSGHFNVEINKNDLLKMAVKHEQIKADIEGFVMEDGRTLYLLADGRLVNLAGERGQGHPAEIMDMSFAVQALSAKHLLSSKLENQVYKAPDKIDDIVARLKLKAMHIEIDELTPRQIEYTENWEEGT; via the coding sequence ATGAGTAATGTAAAGGATATGTCGCTTGCGCCAGAAGGAAAGAAAAAAATAGAATGGGTACAAAGACACATGCCGGTTTTAGAGCATATAAAAGCAGAATATGAAAAAGAAAAACCATTCAAAGGAATAACAATAGGTTCATGTTTACATCTTGAACCAAAAACCATAAACCTTGGATTAACACTCCTTGCAGGCGGTGCAGAGGTTGCAATGACTGGATGCAATCCTCTTTCAACGCAAGACGATGCCACAGCAGCAGGAGCAGCAATGGGCCTTAAAATGTATGGTTGGAGAGAAGAAACCACAGAAGAATACTATGAAACCATTCATAAGGTGCTTGATCACAAACCTGATATTTTAATAGATGATGGCGCGGACATGATATTTTTAGTGCATAAAGAAAGACCAGAACTAATAGAAAGTATAATGGGTGCATGCGAAGAAACAACAACTGGAATTCACAGACTAAAGGCAATGGCCGAAGACAAAGCACTAAAATTCCCTGTAATAGCAGTAAACGATGCATACACTAAATATTTATTTGACAACAGATATGGGACAGGCCAATCAACATTTGACTCTATAATGGGCTCAACCAACATCTTAATCGCCGGAAAAACAGTAGTTGTTTGCGGATATGGCTGGTGCGGCCGTGGGGTTGCAATGAGGGCAGATGGTCTCGGTGCAAATGTTATTGTAACTGAAATCGATCCAATAAGAGCATTAGAAGCTAAAATGGACGGATATAGGGTTATGAAGATGGAAGAGGCTGTTAAACATGCTGATCTTCTTTTAACTGTAACTGGAAACATAGATGTGGTTAAAGGGGATCATTTCAAAAATATGAAAGATGGATGCATACTTGCAAATTCAGGCCACTTCAATGTGGAGATAAACAAAAATGACCTCCTAAAAATGGCAGTTAAACATGAACAGATTAAAGCAGATATTGAAGGCTTTGTAATGGAAGATGGAAGAACATTATACTTACTTGCAGATGGAAGACTTGTTAATCTTGCAGGCGAGCGTGGACAGGGTCATCCGGCAGAAATTATGGATATGAGTTTTGCTGTACAGGCTTTATCAGCTAAACATTTACTTTCAAGTAAATTGGAGAATCAAGTTTATAAGGCTCCAGATAAAATTGATGATATTGTGGCAAGACTTAAATTAAAAGCAATGCATATTGAGATTGATGAATTAACCCCAAGACAAATCGAATACACTGAAAATTGGGAAGAAGGAACCTAA
- a CDS encoding DUF2119 domain-containing protein — MVYKKVIDKGEKPKRLFIGGVHGHEGLTTIKALSQISDVDVKNGNLTIYNFDESHYISTLDRHYYNLDMGKKIVSIIRDLKPEMYVELHCYNSNSFERLTDTNRKEHTGVPPLIHLEKGVLIGSISPYIRTSLFDEWDVCITLEIPCKPSKESMDVYLNVMRAVATSKDKYELLDNLRVDYSDQVDTAAKYAVELYWDGYPPL; from the coding sequence ATGGTTTACAAAAAAGTAATAGATAAAGGAGAAAAGCCTAAACGTCTTTTTATTGGAGGAGTACATGGACATGAAGGGCTAACAACCATAAAAGCATTATCACAAATTTCTGATGTTGACGTTAAAAATGGAAATCTTACAATTTACAATTTTGATGAAAGTCATTATATTAGCACTCTTGACAGGCATTACTACAACTTGGATATGGGTAAAAAGATTGTATCCATAATTAGAGATTTAAAACCTGAAATGTATGTGGAATTGCACTGTTATAACTCCAACAGTTTTGAAAGATTAACAGATACAAACAGAAAGGAACATACAGGAGTTCCACCTTTGATACACCTTGAAAAAGGCGTTTTAATAGGTTCAATATCTCCATATATCCGCACATCTCTTTTTGATGAATGGGATGTTTGTATAACTCTTGAAATTCCATGTAAACCCTCAAAAGAATCTATGGATGTTTATTTGAATGTGATGAGGGCTGTTGCAACTTCAAAGGATAAGTATGAGTTACTGGATAATTTAAGGGTTGATTATTCTGATCAGGTTGATACTGCAGCTAAGTATGCTGTGGAATTGTATTGGGATGGATATCCTCCATTATAA